The stretch of DNA CGACCCAGGTTGGAAAATGAATGCCGTTGGTGACCGAGGAAATGGGCACGTCCTCCTCGGGAAATTGAGGCCAGACCTTGGACCACATCCGCCGGGAAACCTTGCCATGCAGAAGGCTGACGCCGTTGTTGAAACGGGACAGGCGCAGGGCCAGGACGGTCATGCAAAACGTCTCGGTGTCGTCGTGGGGGTTCTCCCGTCCCAGGGACAAGAAAACCTTCCAGGCCAGATTCAGGTCCGTGGCGTATTCCTGGAAATACTTGGCCATGAGTTCGGCCGGGAAGCGATCATTGCCGGCCGGAACCGGCGTGTGGGTGGTGAAAACCGAACTCTGGGCCACCAGCTCCATGGCGGCCTCGAAAGACAGATGCCGTTCATGGATCAGGGCCCGGATGCGTTCCAGGCCGGCAAAGGCCGAATGGCCCTCGTTCATGTGGATAACCCGGGGGTTGATCCCCATGGCCCCCAGGGCCTTGATCCCGCCGATGCCCAGCAAGAATTCCTGCATGATGCGCATTTCCAGATCGCCGCCATACAGCTGGGACGTGATTTCGCGGCGCTCCGGAGTGTTCTCGGCAATGTTGGTGTCCATCAGGTACAGCGGGATACGTCCGACATCCGCCTGCCAGACCCGGAAAAAAAGAGGCCTGCCCTGCATCATGATCCGGATTTTGAGGGGCTGGCCATCCCGGTCCAGAACCGGCGTCAGGGGCATCTGCTCGAAATCGTTGGCCTGATACCGCTCCTGCTGCCAGCCGTCGTGGGTCAGGTACTGCCGGAAATAGCCATGCTGGTAACACAACCCCACCCCGACCAGGGGGATGTTCAGATCGCTGGCGGCCTTGAGATGGTCGCCCGCCAGAATGCCCAGCCCCCCCGAATAGACCGGCAGACACTGGGCGATGCCGTATTCGGCGCTGAAGTAGGCGATCACGGCCCCGGAATCGGGCCCCTCCAGACCGGACAGGGGCGCGCGCTTGGCCCGGTATTTTTCAAAGGACGCCGAGATAGTTGACAGGCGATCCAGAAAGAATTCATCGTCGGCCAGGTCCTCGAGGGTGGCCTGGGGGAGATGATTCAGGAACCAGACAGGGTTGTGCTCGCTCCGCTCCCACAGATCCCGGTCCATTTGCGCGAAAAATTCCTCGATTTCATGCTGCCAGGAAAAATACAGATTGGCGGCCAAGGCCTTCAGGGGCGCGAGCTTTTCAGGCAGCTTGGGCACCACGGTATAGACATGAAGCGGTTGCATCGAACCCTCCTTCTTGTTGCGAATTATCTGCCCCCGCCCCCGCGCGGGAGAGGACATCCGGTCATGAACCACCGGAAGTGATTGCAGTCTTTATCAGACCCTGGAGTAAAAATGAATCCTCGTTCCGGAAACATTGCCATGCCGGTCAAAATCCGGTTTCTCTCGCCGCTGTGCAACGCGGAGACATTCGCCTACGCCACGCCGGGCTCGGCCGGTATCGACCTGCGGGCCTGCATGGACGAGACGGAAATCCACCTGCCACCCGGCACGCGCCACGCCTTTCCCAGCGGGGTGGCCATGGAGTGCACGATGCCGGGAGTGGCCGGCTTTGTCTATTCCCGAAGCGGCCTGGGCACCAAGGAAGGTTTGGTCGTCAGCCAGGGCGTGGGT from Deltaproteobacteria bacterium encodes:
- a CDS encoding dUTP diphosphatase translates to MNPRSGNIAMPVKIRFLSPLCNAETFAYATPGSAGIDLRACMDETEIHLPPGTRHAFPSGVAMECTMPGVAGFVYSRSGLGTKEGLVVSQGVGVIDPDYRGEIVVSLLNTSDRLRTVTRGQRIAQLVFQPIVQAEIVPVDTLSDTSRGAGGFGHTGKS